Proteins encoded within one genomic window of Brassica rapa cultivar Chiifu-401-42 chromosome A09, CAAS_Brap_v3.01, whole genome shotgun sequence:
- the LOC103840044 gene encoding immune-associated nucleotide-binding protein 9 produces the protein MSLLKMGGDLMEDDWEFASSSNPTRTLVLVGRTGNGKSATGNSILGKKAFRSRVSTLGVTTTCESHRVEQEDGQVINVVDTPGLFDVSMAAAFICKEIVRCMTLAEDGIHAVLLVFSVRGRLSEEEKSALYHLQTLFGSKIADYMIIVFTGGDELEENEETLEEYLAQACPEFLKEMLELCDNRMVLFDNKTKDKRKKAAQVQKLLSHVDSISRKNNGKPFTDELFHELQEEAIKLRDQKKEVESLKGYSKDEISEFKKQIDISYDRQLDRITEMVETKLRETAKRLEKQLGEEQAARLEAEKRANEAQKRSSDEIKKLRENLEKAEKETKELQKKLGKCINL, from the exons ATGAGTTTGTTGAAGATGGGTGGAGATTTGATGGAAGATGATTGGGAATTTGCATCATCCTCAAACCCTACTCGAACCCTGGTTCTTGTGGGCCGTACTGGAAACGGTAAGAGCGCAACAGGGAACAGTATACTTGGGAAGAAAGCCTTTAGGTCAAGAGTAAGTACTCTAGGAGTGACAACCACATGCGAGTCACATAGAGTTGAACAAGAAGATGGCCAGGTCATCAATGTCGTTGATACTCCTG GTCTGTTTGATGTGTCGATGGCAGCTGCTTTTATCTGTAAAGAAATTGTGAGATGCATGACTTTGGCTGAAGATGGGATCCATGCTGTTCTGTTAGTGTTCTCTGTGAGGGGACGTCTTTCTGAAGAGGAGAAGTCTGCTCTCTATCACTTGCAAACTCTGTTTGGTAGTAAGATCGCTGATTATATGATCATTGTGTTCACTGGTGGTGATGAGCTGGAAGAGAATGAAGAGACATTGGAGGAGTACTTGGCTCAGGCTTGCCCTGAGTTTCTGAAA GAGATGCTTGAGCTATGTGACAATCGAATGGTACTGTTTGATAACAAGACCAAGGATAAGCGCAAGAAAGCTGCGCAAGTTCAGAAGCTTCTCTCACATGTTGATTCCATCTCTAGAAAGAACAATGGAAAACCCTTTACAGATGAATTGTTCCATGAACTTCAG GAAGAGGCTATCAAGCTACGTGACCAGAAGAAGGAGGTTGAATCGCTCAAGGGCTATTCAAAGGATGAGATATCTGAGTTCAAAAAGCAAATAGACATATCGTATGACCGACAGCTTGACCGCATCACAGAGATG GTGGAGACAAAGCTGAGAGAAACAGCAAAGAGGCTGGAGAAGCAGCTTGGTGAAGAACAAGCAGCAAGACTTGAAGCTGAGAAGAGGGCAAATGAGGCTCAGAAACGGTCGAGCGATGAGATCAAGAAGCTGAGAGAGAATCTGGAGAAAGCTGAGAAAGAAACAAAGGAACTCCAGAAAAAGCTTGGAAAGTGCATCAATCTGTGA
- the LOC103840045 gene encoding uncharacterized protein LOC103840045, whose product MAKKKELLSKAPWRGDDDDSDKFSGAKLKVTKESDGMSKMHVPSRGANKVKGSLSDDEDSLEIDPQLRYSFNRNYQFLQRVFSIDTVVKPLPPAMAYNVSRNLGFFFRIFTQFFDPEGIANAQKSLGLGQEDKARRVR is encoded by the exons ATGGCGAAGAAAAAAGAGCTCTTATCCAAAGCCCCGTGGAGAGGCGACGACGATGACTCGGACAAGTTCAGCGGCGCAAAGCTCAAGGTCACCAAGGAATCTGACGGTATGTCGAAGATGCACGTCCCTAGCCGTGGAGCCAATAAGGTTAAGGGTAGTCTCTCCGATGACGAGGATTCCCTCGAGATCGATCCTCAGCTTCGCTACAGCTTCAATCGAAACTATCAG TTCCTGCAAAGAGTGTTCTCTATAGACACTGTGGTGAAGCCACTTCCTCCTGCCATGGCTTACAATGTCTCTCGCAACTTGGGCTTCTTCTTCCGCATTTTCACTCAGTTCTTTG ATCCTGAAGGCATTGCAAATGCACAGAAGTCTCTTGGCTTGGGACAGGAAGACAAAGCTCGTCGGGTTCGTTGA
- the LOC117128232 gene encoding uncharacterized protein LOC117128232: protein MDLPEFPPRMFTLGEEPDAIRSISYHSDDTKLFKALCDCLTADKYEDLKASKLGVFIKFKELDFGWTSRLVHFMLSFQLDIKKKFELWSLVVSQPVRFSLIEFEYLTGLNCDYIKDLENPRCEVTTEMAAFWEKMRVDIDTGPSIDQITEAFYNCDEWSRDDRMRLGYLAIYAGYIEGKKFSSATSASIARLVMDLEKFENYPWGRVAFKVLMDSLKAKHLTQTGYTVDGFIQVLQVWAYYALPELGANYGSPVPNRPSPLLLAYKGGKRQRKFFKAAINKQTIVKNFVQKDFDEMFPKWDGDVDDPAADNIIKVMFNDPGWEWTMECWPVTGTRKVVKMEVIPVKNEVSPVKSESVVKEESSRPRKKARKGSSVSAEKPAAGSEGQQIEKTLKDISDAINLGFGTCLKELKLLADRIEAVEKKVGITNRGGSSDDRQLTTTSNPPKPVDEPGSESVNGAKAGQKEAKEPSLTTEPSSSRELCLVSPADDLPSEDPSLLILDKQVSTASDLLVEEARRQTKKETALVNLRKKSVRERKLAPTQQTPFKGNSTAKQIIPNKQVGGGYDPFAPINPVLLPGFASSHPG, encoded by the exons ATGGATTTACCAGAATTCCCGCCGAGGATGTTTACATTAGGAGAAGAGCCTGATGCAATCAGGAGCATTTCGTATCATTCTGATGACACGAAGTTGTTTAAAGCTCTATGTGATTGTCTCACAGCTGACAAATATGAGGATCTGAAGGCGTCGAAGTTAGGAGTGTTCATCAAATTCAAGGAGCTTGACTTTGGTTGGACTTCAAGGCTGGTACATTTTATGCTCTCTTTCCAGCTAGACATCAAGAAGAAGTTTGAGCTCTGGAGTCTTGTCGTTTCACAACCTGTGAGGTTTTCACTGATAGAGTTTGAATACCTCACTGGGCTGAACTGCGATTACATCAAGGACCTGGAAAATCCAAGGTGTGAGGTTACGACGGAGATGGCTGCTTTCTGGGAGAAGATGCGTGTTGATATCGATACTGGGCCAAGTATTGATCAGATAACAGAAGCATTTTACAACTGCGACGAGTGGTCTCGGGATGATCGCATGCGGCTGGGATACCTTGCCATCTACGCAGGGTACATCGAAGGGAAAAAGTTCTCATCCGCTACATCAGCTAGTATTGCAAGGCTAGTGATGGATTTAGAAAAATTTGAGAATTATCCATGGGGGAGAGTGGCGTTTAAGGTGCTGATGGATTCTCTGAAGGCAAAACACTTGACGCAAACTGGTTACACTGTTGATGGGTTCATACAAGTGCTCCAAGTGTGGGCGTACTATGCTCTGCCAGAATTGGGTGCTAATTATGGGTCTCCCGTACCAAACAGACCGTCTCCACTGTTGCTGGCTTACAAGGGTGGCAAAAGACAACGCAAATTTTTTAAGGCTGCTATCAATAAACAG ACTATCGTGAAGAACTTCGTTCAGAAGGATTTTGATGAAATGTTTCCAAAATGGGACGGAGACGTAGATGACCCTGCCGCGGATAACATAATTAAAGTCATGTTTAATGATCCTGGATGGGAGTGGACCATGGAATGCTGGCCAGTCACCGGTACTCGCAAGGTTGTGAAGATGGAAGTGATTCCAGTGAAGAATGAAGTGAGTCCCGTGAAGTCAGAGAGTGTTGTGAAGGAAGAAAGTAgcagacctcggaagaaagctcGTAAAGGGTCTTCTGTTTCTGCTGAGAAACCTGCGGCGGGTAGTGAAGGTCAGCAGATTGAAAAGACCTTGAAGGACATATCTGATGCCATTAATCTTGGCTTTGGGACGTGTCTTAAGGAGCTCAAGTTACTGGCGGATAGGATTGAAGCTGTGGAGAAGAAGGTGGGAATCACCAACAGAGGGGGTTCATCTGATGATCGTCAACTTACAACCACTTCAAATCCACCAAAACCTGTTGACGAACCCGGG AGTGAAAGTGTGAATGGGGCGAAAGCAGGACAGAAGGAAGCCAAAGAACCGAGTCTTACTACAGAACCGAGTTCCTCGAGAGAGCTCTGTCTTGTGAGTCCTGCAGACGACTTACCGAGTGAAGATCCTAGCCTTCTTATATTGGACAAACAAGTTTCGACCGCTTCAGATTTACTCGTTGAAGAAGCTAGAAGGCAGACAAAGAAGGAGACTGCTTTGGTGAATCTCCGTAAAAAAAGTGTGCGAGAAAGGAAGCTTGCTCCCACACAGCAAACTCCTTTTAAGGGAAACAGCACTGCCAAACAGATCATTCCAAACAAACAGGTTGGCGGAGGCTATGATCCTTTTGCACCTATAAACCCTGTGTTGCTTCCGGGGTTTGCGTCCTCTCATCCTGGATAG